From the Tursiops truncatus isolate mTurTru1 chromosome 6, mTurTru1.mat.Y, whole genome shotgun sequence genome, the window GACGTTCAAATTTCCAGGCGCCCTACGGTCAATCAACCCAATGCTCTTCCCCGTTCGGGGCTGCCGCTCTGGGCGCCGCGGGTGAGGTGGCCGCCCGCGCCCGCCATACCGGTGAAGGAGACCTCGGCGTCGCTGTCCTGCCCCTCTTCCTGGACGCTGTCCTTGTCCGACTTCGAGCCGCCGCGGGCGCGCTTCATGTTACGGAAATACTGGCCCCAGCGCTGCCTGCCCGCGTCCTTCTTGAGCCTCTTTTCCTTGGCCCGGCGGTTCTGGAACCAcacctgggggcgggggcgggtgaGTGGCCGGCGCCCTGGGACCCGGGGTGGCCCTTGTCGGCCAGCGGCTCgcagggcgggcggggggcgcCGGGCGCTGACCTGCACGACGCGCATGTCCAGGCCGGTCTCAGAGGAGAGCTGCTCGCGCACATGGCGCGCGGGCTTCGGCGAGGTGTTGTAGGCGCTCTTCAGCGTCTCCAGCTGCTTGGCCGTGATGGTCGTGCGCGGCCGTTTGGCCGTGGCCTCGGCCTCTGCACCGCGGGGAGCCGTGAGCCTGGGCCTGCTCCTGCAGCTGCCCATTggtcccaccccccccccaggcGCGCGGACGTCGGGGCCACtgaggccgccgccgccgctgcgaCAGCCCGTCTCGGCCGCGGAGGCCAGCGGGTTTCGCGGGACGCGGGCGCCGGGGAGCGATGGAGAAAACGCGGCGGGGGGCGTCCGGGCCCTGCGAGGGGCGGCCCTGCGGCGGCCTTCTTTAGGGACCCCGCGGCCCTGGATCGGGGCGCAGGCGCCTCCAGCCTCGGCCCCTCGCTGACAAgtgccccccaccaccccccgggTTCCTCTTTGTTCCAAGGGTGCGGGTAGGGCCGGATCTTCACGGTCAAGGATTTAGGAAGATAATTCAGACGCGGAAAGTTAATCCACATAATTCAGACCAACAGCCCTGCGCTCCCAAGGGCGGCGGCCACTAAGACCCCAGACCCCGGCTTCCCCGGAGCGGGTCTGATACTTGTTCCCGCCAACTCCAGCTccggggcctgggggtgggaaggCGCTTAACTTCTCGCCCCGTGGTGAATGCTTCGCAAAGGACCCTGGAGGGGAAGGATCCCTCCGCGCCCGATCCGGACTGGCCTTAGCCCCATTCTGCAGGcgaggaaaggggagggtgggccCTGCCCAGGCCCATCCCGGGGACCATCGCCACCCCCCCACTGACCTCGCTGCTTGGCGGTCTCGTAGTCTGCCTTGCACACGAGCCGGCTGTCCTCCATGAGGTAGAACTCGTCTCCCGTGGCCAGCTGCCGCTTGCACACGACGCAGGCGAAGCAGTGCAGGTGGTACACGAAGTCCTGGGCGCGGCGCACCACCTGCGTGGGCGGGATGCCCAGCTGGCACGCGGCGCACTTGGTCCCGAAGCGCCTGCGGGACGCACAGGGCGCGGCTCAGCGCGGCGGGCGGATAGGAGAGCAGCTAACGCGGCGCCTCCGCGCAGGGCGCTTTCTGGAGGGAGGCTCCCCCCGGGCCCTGCCCCTGGTCGCCTGCCCGGCAGCTCCAGCAGAGCCGCACAGACTACCGAGAAGGGGATCCGGAGGCCCCGGGGAGCACGGCGGTCCTCTGTGCTGGAAGGGGAATGTGAATCCTGGTAGGCGCCCCATCCCCAGCATTAAGGACAAAAACAAGATCAAGATGAAGAGGGAGTCAGTCCAATAGAGCGCTACAAACTTGGGGTTACCTTCTTAACGACTGCTTCAATGATTCacaaaattaattactttaaaaaattgctcaTGTGCTAGCCCAGCTGCCATCGGAGAGGCCCCAGAGCGCCCCGCCTGGGGAAAAGGAGGGGTTTGGGGATGGGGGCTTTCGGGGCTCCAGACTCGGTTATTGTGGGGGCCGGGGGAGTCCCTCAGGGTGGCCCGCTCTCGACCTCCTTTCCACTGGGCAGCCTGCAGCCAGCCCTTCCCTCCCAGGCGGCAGCCGGCTCACTTGAAGAAGTCGTCCTTGCAGTAGACGCTCTCCCCGCGGCTGAAGCAGCGCTCGGCCAGCGGCGTGCGGCAGTCGCTGCACCTGAGGCACCTGCTGTGCCAGTGGCGGTCCAGAGCCTTGAGGATGAAGCGGTCCAGGATGTGCTGGTCGCAGCCAGCACACAGGGGGATCTCTGCAGGCAGAGGAGCCACCAGTGGTCATGGGCACcacacagagagggagaggcctcaccttcccccacccccagctcccggGACCGGGCTGCCAGGAGACCCCCTTCCCCGCACACCCTCTTCCCCGGCCAGCCTGAGCGGCTGCCTAGCTCCCCAAGTTCAGGGAGTGCATGACTCCGAAGTCCACAGCCCGGCGCACAGTTGAAATTCACGACAACTGAAACTAGGTTTAGAAACCTGCCCATGAGCAGGAAGGTGCCCAGGCCATCCCATTAGGCCAGATACCTTCAACTGCAAAATGTTTCCAGTTCATGAAGGACGCACGTTGAGCTCAAATGAAACCCCCACCCCAGGGGCTCTCTTAGAGGCTGGGCTGGAAAACGGGTCCTTACCATCACTGGAGGCCAGGCACGTGTGGGTCGTGGGGCATCCGCCACCCAGCTGCCCTCATCACTTGCACAGTTAAGCATCATGGCGGCTAGGGGGTCCCTGCAGGGGTGGCTGCCTGGCCCCGGGGCCCTGTCTGCAGGCCACCAGAGTAAGCACTGCTGCCCTCCCTGTCTCTGGGCGGCTGTGAGGGTACTTGTGAGTGGATGGACACGTGGACCCTCTGTCCTCATGCTCAGACGTGGATGCCTGAGCTCACAGTAGGCAGTTTGCCCTCCCCACAGAGACACTTGGCTTCTGCTCCCCTGGGCCTGCAGGCCTCCAGGGGAACCAGGCTGGGGAAACGCAGGGAGCCACAGGTCCACGAGGGGCTTTGCAGGGTGCTCAGGGGGTGAGGACTCCCTGTTACATTAGAAAAGGTCTCTGGAGGGAAGAGAGCCACGAGCAGGAACTGGAACATACAAAAATATAGCACCACCGCACCACGCTCACCTCACTGACGGCGGACTCCTCCGGCCCCAGGCTGGCCTGGCAGCGGCGAGAGGGCCGGAGAGGGACCTCCCTCAGCCCCAGGAAACCACGAAGGACGGGGTCCCGCGTCGGGCAAAACCGCAGCCCTGGGTGTGGAGCCTGGGGATCTGCCGCCTGCCCTGACCCCCCAACCCCGGGCGGCGGTGGCAGGGCGGCCAGGACACCCGGCACAGAGCTGGTGGCTGGACAGGCCCGCGCAGCGCGGATTCAGCACCGCGGCCCGGACAGCGCCCCGGCCGTGTTACCCGCGGAGCCCGCGTCGGGCAAAAGCCGCTCCCGCCGCGCCCCTCGCACTCTCGCGAAGCCCTGGCGACCCGGGCCTTACGTTGCATGGCGACTCCGGACTTGGTGGGGTCTCCTACCGTCCGCGCTGGCGAGGCGCAGCAGAGCCTTGCGCCCGCCCGCCGATCCCCGCCGGCTCTCCTGAGCCGTTTCGCCCAGAGCCCgcacccctcccttcctctctctccgcCCTCCcgccccttcc encodes:
- the LHX3 gene encoding LIM/homeobox protein Lhx3 isoform X3, encoding MLFLPRSFQAGLQIKVCRPGHWRPGGGRRSPCVLAATSTSWTASSSRLWTATGTAGASGAATAARRWPSAASAAGRASTARTTSSSASGPSAPRASWASRPRRWCAAPRTSCTTCTASPASCASGSWPRETSSTSWRTAGSCARQTTRPPSSEVWFQNRRAKEKRLKKDAGRQRWGQYFRNMKRARGGSKSDKDSVQEEGQDSDAEVSFTDEPAMVEMGPANGLYGSLGEPAPALGRPSGAPGSFPLEHGGLAGPEQYRELRPGSPYGVPPSPAALQSLPGPQPLLSSLVYPDAGLGLLPSGAPGGPSPMRVLAGNGPSSDLSTGSSGGYPDFPASPASWLDEVDHAQF
- the LHX3 gene encoding LIM/homeobox protein Lhx3 isoform X5, translating into MLLETDLEGDRDRPGPPAAAALCTFSGTREIPLCAGCDQHILDRFILKALDRHWHSRCLRCSDCRTPLAERCFSRGESVYCKDDFFKRFGTKCAACQLGIPPTQVVRRAQDFVYHLHCFACVVCKRQLATGDEFYLMEDSRLVCKADYETAKQREAEATAKRPRTTITAKQLETLKSAYNTSPKPARHVREQLSSETGLDMRVVQVWFQNRRAKEKRLKKDAGRQRWGQYFRNMKRARGGSKSDKDSVQEEGQDSDAEVSFTDEPAMVEMGPANGLYGSLGEPAPALGRPSGAPGSFPLEHGGLAGPEQYRELRPGSPYGVPPSPAALQSLPGPQPLLSSLVYPDAGLGLLPSGAPGGPSPMRVLAGNGPSSDLSTGSSGGYPDFPASPASWLDEVDHAQF
- the LHX3 gene encoding LIM/homeobox protein Lhx3 isoform X1 — its product is MEARGELVPGRESAGGDLLLALLARREDLRREIPLCAGCDQHILDRFILKALDRHWHSRCLRCSDCRTPLAERCFSRGESVYCKDDFFKRFGTKCAACQLGIPPTQVVRRAQDFVYHLHCFACVVCKRQLATGDEFYLMEDSRLVCKADYETAKQREAEATAKRPRTTITAKQLETLKSAYNTSPKPARHVREQLSSETGLDMRVVQVWFQNRRAKEKRLKKDAGRQRWGQYFRNMKRARGGSKSDKDSVQEEGQDSDAEVSFTDEPAMVEMGPANGLYGSLGEPAPALGRPSGAPGSFPLEHGGLAGPEQYRELRPGSPYGVPPSPAALQSLPGPQPLLSSLVYPDAGLGLLPSGAPGGPSPMRVLAGNGPSSDLSTGSSGGYPDFPASPASWLDEVDHAQF
- the LHX3 gene encoding LIM/homeobox protein Lhx3 isoform X2 yields the protein MRTEGPRVHPLTSTLTAAQRQGGQQCLLWWPADRAPGPGSHPCRDPLAAMMLNCASDEGSWVADAPRPTRAWPPVMRSPCVLAATSTSWTASSSRLWTATGTAGASGAATAARRWPSAASAAGRASTARTTSSSASGPSAPRASWASRPRRWCAAPRTSCTTCTASPASCASGSWPRETSSTSWRTAGSCARQTTRPPSSEVWFQNRRAKEKRLKKDAGRQRWGQYFRNMKRARGGSKSDKDSVQEEGQDSDAEVSFTDEPAMVEMGPANGLYGSLGEPAPALGRPSGAPGSFPLEHGGLAGPEQYRELRPGSPYGVPPSPAALQSLPGPQPLLSSLVYPDAGLGLLPSGAPGGPSPMRVLAGNGPSSDLSTGSSGGYPDFPASPASWLDEVDHAQF